A region of Paenimyroides aestuarii DNA encodes the following proteins:
- the pnuC gene encoding nicotinamide riboside transporter PnuC, which yields MMQEILSKTSWLEWLGVFFAVVQVLLAQRNNIHNYLFGIAGIILAMFVKFNAKLYAEFTLDFYYLVMSVYGWLFWKFGKKQTETPISFTTTTEKYKAIGIVVAAFLIFYIFLTNYTNSDVPLWDSLVTAFAWAGMWLMAKRKIENWVLLNMSNFLAVPLFIHKELYLYATLTAFLFVVAIFGYMNWYKILKQQNNG from the coding sequence ATGATGCAGGAAATTTTATCAAAAACCTCTTGGCTAGAATGGCTAGGCGTTTTTTTTGCAGTAGTGCAAGTGTTGTTAGCACAACGGAACAACATTCACAATTATCTTTTTGGAATTGCCGGTATTATTTTGGCGATGTTTGTTAAGTTCAACGCCAAGCTTTATGCTGAGTTTACGCTGGATTTTTACTATCTGGTAATGAGCGTTTACGGTTGGCTGTTCTGGAAATTTGGCAAAAAACAAACTGAAACACCCATTTCGTTTACCACAACCACAGAGAAATACAAAGCAATAGGCATCGTAGTTGCTGCTTTTTTAATTTTCTATATTTTTTTAACCAATTACACCAACAGCGATGTGCCGCTTTGGGATTCTTTGGTTACCGCTTTTGCTTGGGCGGGAATGTGGCTTATGGCGAAACGCAAAATAGAAAATTGGGTGCTGCTAAATATGAGCAACTTTCTTGCCGTGCCGCTTTTCATCCACAAAGAACTGTATTTGTATGCCACATTAACCGCTTTTTTGTTTGTGGTTGCCATTTTTGGATACATGAATTGGTACAAAATTTTAAAGCAGCAAAACAATGGATAG
- a CDS encoding acyl-CoA dehydrogenase family protein translates to MDSFKIQQKLLEAKEIPADVMEHIYNERWLQIWVPKRYGGLGLSFINGLKLLKSLAFIDGSLGWMVTLCAGANYFSRNLKPDIAKELFKDNFTCFGGSGAIGGTAEKLNDFYLINGRWTFATGAPHLSHFTLNAVVTENDQPVLDENGKELVRSFIIPKDQAEIIADWNAMGMQATGTFSFTVDNVLVDVHHSFIYNEFYTDAVLDRIPFRIFADLTLLVNYLGMAAHFLDEAEKIRPQLDLTAFRNDLSSEENKTYLFANKMETLLENQQKITTEVQTEIHQFGETLVANLSHRILDLYFQLGIKASHTNEPIQQIFCDYFTATQHANFRRVCS, encoded by the coding sequence ATGGATAGTTTCAAAATTCAACAAAAACTATTGGAAGCCAAAGAAATTCCTGCTGATGTGATGGAGCACATTTATAATGAACGTTGGCTGCAAATTTGGGTTCCAAAGAGGTATGGCGGTTTAGGTTTAAGCTTTATCAACGGATTAAAACTTTTAAAATCATTGGCTTTTATCGATGGAAGTCTGGGCTGGATGGTTACATTGTGTGCAGGTGCCAATTATTTTTCGCGCAACCTGAAACCGGATATTGCGAAAGAACTTTTTAAAGATAATTTTACATGCTTTGGCGGAAGCGGAGCTATTGGCGGAACTGCCGAAAAACTGAACGATTTTTATTTGATTAATGGCAGATGGACATTTGCTACCGGCGCACCACATTTGAGTCATTTTACGTTGAACGCAGTGGTTACAGAAAACGACCAACCTGTTTTAGACGAAAATGGTAAAGAATTGGTTCGATCTTTTATCATTCCGAAAGATCAAGCGGAAATCATTGCCGATTGGAATGCAATGGGAATGCAGGCTACCGGAACGTTTTCGTTTACGGTTGATAACGTTTTGGTTGATGTCCATCACAGTTTTATTTACAATGAATTTTATACCGATGCAGTTTTAGATCGCATTCCGTTTCGCATTTTTGCCGATTTAACCTTGTTGGTAAATTATTTGGGAATGGCTGCACATTTTTTAGATGAAGCTGAAAAAATAAGACCGCAGTTAGATTTAACAGCTTTTAGAAACGATCTTTCTTCAGAAGAAAACAAAACCTATTTATTTGCCAATAAAATGGAAACACTTTTAGAAAACCAGCAGAAAATAACAACCGAAGTTCAAACCGAAATTCATCAGTTTGGCGAAACATTAGTTGCCAATCTATCGCACAGAATTTTAGATTTGTATTTTCAGTTAGGCATCAAAGCATCGCACACCAACGAACCTATTCAGCAAATATTTTGCGATTATTTTACCGCTACACAGCATGCGAATTTTAGAAGAGTGTGTTCTTAA
- a CDS encoding murein L,D-transpeptidase catalytic domain family protein encodes MKKIIIRSLIAIFLLVAAALLILKFVRPQHEISQDSKDRFAENIQISKTFLSHNPEFNQDIVLLADMAIKSRYNRFFVYDVKNNRVLHKGLVAHGKGSNTGTYGELQFSNVEGSNMTSLGNYKVGASYVGRFGKSYKLHGLDPTNDQAFARYVVLHTYTFMPHEEHLVPIINSEGCPMVSQETFKILENIIDNSKKPILLRIYYK; translated from the coding sequence ATGAAAAAAATAATCATTCGTAGCTTAATAGCAATTTTTTTATTGGTTGCAGCTGCTTTGTTGATACTTAAATTCGTTCGTCCGCAACATGAAATATCGCAAGATTCTAAAGACCGATTTGCTGAAAACATTCAAATTTCTAAAACGTTTTTAAGCCATAACCCTGAGTTTAATCAAGATATTGTTTTATTGGCAGATATGGCTATTAAAAGCCGCTACAACCGTTTTTTTGTGTACGATGTAAAGAACAACCGTGTTTTGCACAAAGGTTTGGTGGCGCATGGAAAAGGATCGAATACCGGAACCTACGGCGAACTGCAATTTAGCAATGTGGAAGGCAGTAATATGACATCGTTAGGAAATTATAAAGTTGGAGCAAGTTATGTGGGCCGATTTGGAAAATCGTACAAACTGCATGGTTTAGATCCAACTAATGACCAAGCATTTGCACGTTACGTGGTACTACATACCTATACGTTTATGCCGCACGAAGAACATTTAGTACCTATTATAAATAGCGAAGGCTGCCCAATGGTAAGCCAAGAAACCTTTAAAATTCTTGAAAATATTATTGATAACAGCAAAAAACCTATTTTGTTAAGGATTTATTATAAGTAA
- a CDS encoding lysophospholipid acyltransferase family protein, whose product MDFLKKAVWFFWKLWFYLIILIVIVVLSPFLIVSLSTDKFYRFFFFLARIWAFAVFYGTGFRKSIVTKQPFDPNKSYMLTANHTSMMDIMLMLILVKNPFVFVGKKELAKLPIFGYFYKKACILVDRSSAVSRQRTMIMAAQKLASGLSVCIFPEGGVPNDESVVLDDFKDGAFRLAIDFEIPVVPMTFIGLKKMFPFRFFAGHPGNVLVYQHPFVATKGLTQRDKPELKDQVRELILKPLLKHEKNNHS is encoded by the coding sequence ATGGATTTTTTAAAAAAAGCAGTTTGGTTTTTCTGGAAACTTTGGTTTTACCTCATCATACTGATCGTAATCGTGGTGCTTTCGCCCTTTTTAATTGTTTCGTTATCAACCGATAAATTCTATCGATTCTTTTTCTTTTTGGCTCGAATTTGGGCGTTTGCAGTCTTTTACGGAACAGGTTTTAGAAAATCAATCGTTACCAAACAGCCATTCGATCCCAATAAAAGTTATATGCTTACGGCAAACCACACGTCGATGATGGATATTATGCTGATGTTGATTTTGGTAAAAAATCCGTTTGTGTTCGTGGGGAAGAAAGAATTGGCAAAATTGCCCATTTTTGGATATTTCTATAAAAAAGCCTGTATTTTGGTTGACAGATCAAGTGCTGTGAGCCGACAGAGAACCATGATTATGGCGGCGCAAAAGTTGGCAAGCGGTTTAAGCGTTTGTATTTTTCCCGAAGGTGGTGTTCCAAACGACGAATCAGTTGTTTTAGATGATTTTAAAGACGGCGCTTTTCGTTTGGCAATCGATTTTGAAATTCCGGTAGTTCCCATGACCTTCATCGGATTAAAAAAGATGTTTCCTTTTCGGTTTTTTGCCGGACATCCCGGAAATGTGTTGGTTTACCAGCATCCGTTTGTTGCCACGAAAGGATTAACCCAGCGCGATAAACCCGAATTAAAAGATCAAGTACGCGAATTGATTTTAAAACCTTTATTAAAACATGAAAAAAATAATCATTCGTAG
- the trpS gene encoding tryptophan--tRNA ligase produces the protein MAKVLTGVQSTGTPHLGNLLGAILPAIEMANSPENETFLFIADLHSATQIKDAKTLKENTYSVAATWLACGLNTNRVTFYKQSSVPQTCELTWYLSCFFPFQRLTLAHSFKDKSSYLENVNAGLFTYPMLMAADILLYDAEFVPVGKDQLQHLEITRDVASRFNNQMGETFVLPTAKISEEIMTVPGTDGEKMSKSRNNFINIFEDDKKLRKQIMAIVTDATPLEEPKNPDTCNVFAIYKLLATPEQTEQMRANYLGGNYGYGHAKQALFELICEKFKDIREKYTYYMNNLEEVDRFLTEGAAKAAVVANGTLNRVREKLGYSF, from the coding sequence ATGGCAAAAGTATTAACAGGAGTTCAAAGTACCGGAACCCCACACCTTGGAAATCTTTTAGGAGCCATTTTGCCAGCTATTGAAATGGCAAATAGTCCTGAAAATGAAACGTTTTTATTTATCGCCGATTTGCATTCGGCTACACAGATTAAAGACGCAAAAACATTGAAAGAAAACACCTATAGTGTGGCTGCAACTTGGCTTGCGTGTGGATTAAACACCAATCGTGTTACCTTCTACAAGCAATCAAGCGTGCCACAAACTTGTGAGCTTACTTGGTACTTAAGCTGTTTTTTTCCGTTTCAGCGTTTAACGTTGGCGCATTCTTTTAAAGATAAATCGAGTTATTTGGAAAATGTAAACGCCGGATTGTTTACTTACCCAATGCTTATGGCTGCTGATATTTTATTGTATGATGCCGAATTTGTACCGGTTGGTAAAGACCAATTACAGCATTTGGAAATAACGCGTGATGTGGCATCGCGATTTAACAACCAAATGGGTGAAACATTTGTGTTGCCCACTGCAAAAATTTCCGAAGAAATCATGACTGTTCCTGGAACAGATGGCGAAAAAATGAGTAAATCTCGCAACAATTTCATCAATATTTTTGAAGACGATAAAAAATTGCGCAAACAAATTATGGCAATTGTTACCGATGCTACTCCGTTAGAAGAACCTAAAAATCCAGATACGTGCAACGTGTTTGCTATTTACAAATTATTGGCAACACCTGAACAAACTGAACAAATGCGTGCCAATTATTTAGGTGGAAACTACGGTTACGGACACGCAAAACAAGCTTTGTTTGAATTGATTTGCGAAAAATTTAAAGACATACGCGAAAAATATACCTATTACATGAACAACTTGGAAGAGGTTGATCGTTTCTTGACAGAAGGCGCTGCAAAAGCCGCTGTTGTTGCTAACGGAACATTGAACCGAGTTCGTGAGAAGTTGGGGTATTCTTTTTAA
- the dprA gene encoding DNA-processing protein DprA, whose product MNKETLTAYLKLLACDGIGVLHARKILDAFKNAEAVFNEEQHHFFADGKLSNTIEKAVKAFNKQEIVEEELRFIEKKGIECVGILDDAYPALLKECSDAPILLFYKGDLSLLHNRCLAVVGTRKISAYGKEITTKLMEHLEPYKPTIVSGMAYGVDIAAYHEARKLNLNMVGIMGTSFKKLYPSVHKKYYDDLFTNGLIISEYAGFNTLVPELFTRRNRIIAGLCNATVVVESAETGGSLSTAYFANDYAREVYAIPGKITDAFSKGCLRLIHENRAQILYNFDHLITDLNWNTTDEPKKQAEVKKQINLNDFTDLQQTILKILQNEALHIDELALQTQLSMPVLNAELMMLELNGIVVGLPGKMFKVKE is encoded by the coding sequence ATGAACAAGGAAACGTTAACGGCTTATTTGAAACTATTGGCGTGTGATGGGATTGGGGTGCTGCACGCGCGGAAAATACTTGATGCCTTTAAAAATGCAGAAGCTGTTTTTAATGAAGAACAGCATCATTTTTTTGCCGATGGAAAACTTTCCAACACTATCGAAAAGGCGGTGAAAGCATTCAATAAACAGGAAATAGTGGAAGAAGAACTGCGTTTTATCGAAAAAAAAGGTATTGAATGTGTCGGGATTTTAGATGATGCGTATCCTGCATTGTTAAAAGAATGTTCCGATGCACCTATTCTGCTGTTTTATAAAGGTGATTTGTCATTGTTGCATAATCGTTGTTTGGCTGTTGTAGGCACTCGTAAAATATCAGCCTACGGAAAAGAAATTACCACAAAGTTGATGGAGCATTTGGAGCCTTACAAACCCACAATTGTAAGTGGAATGGCTTATGGTGTTGATATTGCGGCATACCATGAAGCCCGAAAGTTAAACCTGAATATGGTAGGAATTATGGGTACAAGTTTTAAAAAATTGTATCCAAGTGTGCACAAAAAATATTATGATGATTTATTTACAAACGGATTAATCATTTCTGAATATGCAGGTTTTAACACATTGGTTCCCGAATTATTCACTCGAAGAAATAGGATCATTGCCGGTTTGTGTAATGCAACCGTGGTGGTTGAAAGTGCAGAAACAGGCGGGTCGCTTTCAACGGCCTATTTTGCCAATGATTATGCGCGCGAAGTGTATGCAATTCCCGGAAAAATAACCGATGCGTTTAGCAAAGGATGTTTGCGATTGATTCATGAAAACCGAGCACAAATTCTTTATAATTTTGACCACTTAATTACCGATTTAAATTGGAATACAACAGATGAACCCAAGAAACAAGCGGAAGTTAAAAAACAAATCAACTTAAATGATTTTACCGATTTGCAGCAAACTATTCTAAAAATTTTGCAAAACGAAGCCTTACATATTGATGAATTGGCGTTGCAAACCCAATTGTCAATGCCGGTTTTAAATGCTGAATTAATGATGCTGGAACTAAACGGAATTGTTGTGGGTTTGCCAGGGAAAATGTTTAAAGTGAAAGAATAA
- a CDS encoding HU domain-containing protein, whose product MMIEKHISALLYRYQCVTVPGFGAFITEAVSARYNETTHAFVPPKKTILFNSLLQQNDGLLANHIALEENISFNQAVALIYEQVNSWKNALNEKQIIYLKNIGELSLNSEQKLQFEPVGSTNYLTSSFGLSAVVANALTKDEQTNTKVVALKATANKPRLQWMRYAAAVAAVIGLYSSVSTYQEYEVYQGKKLAVEKEVQSQIEQKLQQATFVIETPQIIKEKVAEVTSKIEQKPFHIVAGAFKTEAKAQILTNELKAKGYAHAKYLSTSKHNMRPVVYNSYATQEEAQQELRVIHEKVNKDAWIFIEN is encoded by the coding sequence ATGATGATCGAAAAACATATTTCCGCATTATTATACCGCTACCAATGCGTAACGGTACCTGGTTTTGGTGCTTTTATTACCGAAGCAGTATCTGCAAGATACAATGAAACCACGCATGCATTTGTTCCACCCAAAAAAACCATTTTGTTTAACAGTTTGTTACAACAAAACGATGGATTATTGGCAAACCATATTGCTTTAGAAGAAAATATTTCGTTTAATCAGGCGGTAGCTTTGATTTATGAGCAAGTAAACAGCTGGAAAAATGCCTTGAATGAAAAACAAATTATTTACCTAAAAAATATTGGTGAGCTTTCTTTAAACAGCGAACAAAAATTGCAGTTTGAACCCGTTGGATCTACCAATTACCTTACATCCTCTTTTGGTTTATCTGCGGTTGTGGCGAATGCTTTAACGAAAGATGAACAAACCAATACAAAAGTTGTGGCTTTAAAAGCTACAGCAAATAAACCACGTTTACAGTGGATGCGCTATGCAGCAGCTGTGGCAGCTGTGATTGGTTTATACAGTTCTGTATCTACCTATCAGGAATACGAAGTGTATCAAGGCAAAAAATTGGCAGTAGAAAAAGAAGTGCAGTCGCAAATCGAACAAAAACTGCAACAAGCCACTTTTGTTATTGAAACACCGCAAATTATTAAAGAAAAAGTTGCCGAAGTTACTTCAAAAATAGAACAAAAACCTTTTCATATTGTTGCTGGCGCTTTCAAAACCGAAGCCAAAGCTCAAATTTTAACCAATGAGTTAAAAGCAAAAGGTTATGCCCATGCAAAATATTTATCCACGTCCAAACACAACATGCGACCGGTGGTTTACAACAGCTATGCAACGCAAGAAGAAGCACAGCAAGAATTGCGAGTAATACACGAAAAAGTAAATAAAGACGCTTGGATTTTTATTGAAAACTAA
- a CDS encoding acyl-CoA thioesterase has protein sequence MQPKTPKDSITILTDIVLPGETNPLNNLFGGELLARMDRAASITARRHSRRVCVTASVNNVAFNKSIPLGSVVTVEAKVSRTFRTSMEIFLDVWIEDRESGNRQKANEAIYTFVAVDEMGTPIEIPAITPETDEEKSRFDAALRRKQLSLVLAGKMQPSEATELKALFS, from the coding sequence ATGCAACCCAAAACACCTAAAGATTCTATAACGATATTAACAGATATTGTGCTGCCGGGGGAAACCAACCCTTTGAACAACCTTTTTGGAGGCGAATTATTAGCCCGAATGGATCGCGCAGCCAGCATCACAGCCCGCAGACATTCGCGCCGCGTTTGCGTAACCGCATCAGTGAACAATGTGGCTTTTAACAAAAGTATTCCATTGGGAAGTGTGGTAACCGTAGAGGCAAAAGTATCGCGTACTTTTAGGACATCTATGGAAATTTTTCTTGATGTATGGATAGAAGACCGCGAATCGGGCAACCGCCAAAAAGCAAATGAAGCTATTTACACTTTTGTTGCTGTTGATGAAATGGGAACTCCGATTGAAATACCCGCAATTACCCCTGAAACCGATGAGGAAAAAAGCCGATTCGATGCTGCCCTTCGCCGCAAGCAATTAAGCTTGGTTTTAGCAGGCAAAATGCAACCCAGCGAAGCCACCGAATTAAAAGCTTTATTCAGCTAA
- a CDS encoding TQO small subunit DoxD, which produces MNSFKNNNLDNNAGLFTLTLRLVVGWTYFSAFWRRLILENKLTIDEAGYIGEKFNHFLPNALGIKPLIEYLVTNPEQLHTAMVAFTVIEAIVGLFIMLGLFTRLMSIGVFGLAMGILLGSGWLGTTCLDEWQIGVLGIATGFTLFFTGSGVFSLDNYFIRTQKSFTKKQWFLWLGSGAFTKMNLKAVVLVGSLFIFGITLFTNQYFHGGVFGKLHNKSVKPKIEITAIKHEQSLLTFDIFRVEGADVYGSFLIGIEILDKENKVLKSWTMEQLANYPAENIHNYYVAKIKTGAHSLVVPLGAKARISLNIKDIDIPEKSRLKLIDISGIEWQQPIK; this is translated from the coding sequence ATGAACTCATTTAAAAATAATAATTTAGATAATAACGCAGGTTTGTTTACACTTACTTTACGATTAGTTGTTGGTTGGACCTATTTTTCTGCTTTTTGGCGACGTTTAATTTTAGAAAATAAATTAACAATTGATGAAGCGGGATATATTGGAGAAAAATTCAATCACTTTTTACCAAACGCTTTAGGTATTAAACCTCTTATTGAATATTTGGTAACAAATCCGGAACAATTGCACACCGCAATGGTTGCTTTTACAGTGATAGAAGCGATAGTAGGACTTTTCATTATGTTGGGATTGTTTACCAGACTAATGAGTATTGGTGTTTTTGGCCTAGCAATGGGTATCTTATTGGGTTCGGGCTGGCTGGGTACCACCTGTTTAGACGAATGGCAAATCGGAGTGTTGGGAATTGCAACCGGATTTACATTGTTTTTTACGGGTAGCGGTGTTTTTTCATTAGATAATTATTTTATCAGAACCCAAAAAAGTTTTACAAAAAAGCAATGGTTTTTATGGCTGGGTTCGGGTGCTTTTACTAAAATGAATTTAAAAGCAGTTGTTTTAGTGGGATCATTATTTATTTTTGGAATCACTTTATTTACAAACCAATATTTTCATGGAGGCGTTTTTGGCAAATTACATAATAAATCGGTGAAACCTAAAATTGAAATTACAGCCATTAAGCACGAGCAATCTTTACTAACTTTCGATATTTTTCGTGTGGAAGGTGCAGATGTTTATGGGTCTTTTTTAATTGGTATTGAAATATTGGATAAAGAAAATAAAGTTTTAAAATCGTGGACTATGGAACAACTTGCTAATTATCCCGCAGAAAATATACATAATTACTATGTTGCCAAAATAAAGACGGGTGCACATAGTTTAGTAGTTCCTTTAGGTGCAAAAGCAAGAATTTCATTAAATATTAAAGATATAGATATACCTGAAAAAAGTAGGTTAAAACTTATTGATATAAGTGGAATTGAATGGCAGCAGCCAATAAAATAG
- a CDS encoding DoxX family protein has protein sequence MNKSLQVSSLSVLILRLCLSGIFVSAGISHLLKPEVVIQRILDASYNSFALFFGHLHLLVILSGVLMLIGGIVLLFGWASRWFSLMLLIILIPITITIQMGNGFFYGPLWKNIALIGALLFFIQNNPKITVFTQIKL, from the coding sequence ATGAATAAATCCTTACAAGTGAGTAGTTTATCTGTTCTAATTCTTCGTTTGTGCCTAAGCGGTATTTTTGTTTCAGCGGGCATTTCACATCTATTAAAACCTGAAGTAGTAATTCAGCGCATTCTTGATGCTTCATATAACTCTTTTGCATTATTTTTTGGACACTTACATCTATTAGTTATTTTATCGGGAGTATTAATGCTGATTGGTGGTATTGTCTTGCTATTTGGTTGGGCTAGCCGATGGTTTTCTTTGATGTTGTTAATTATTCTTATCCCAATAACAATAACTATCCAAATGGGAAATGGGTTCTTTTATGGCCCTTTGTGGAAAAATATAGCATTGATTGGTGCTCTTCTTTTCTTTATTCAGAACAATCCTAAAATTACAGTATTTACTCAAATTAAATTATAA
- a CDS encoding OmpA family protein produces the protein MRKIYLSLLLIGSLYTAQAQNTAFISTPQERLKHADELFKRYEFTDAVEHYKKLVRGEKTDSYVVLQLAESYYHLFNTVESAKWYAKAVELNPNQEPEIYFRYAQMLKASGRYDVSNKIMKKFADLKPEDSRAIDFLKDPDYIPALRSQEALFTFEDSRMNHSQFSDFGGILTADNILYFASARDESKKKYGWNNQPYLNVYAATYIADEEKFKDIKPVDELNTKHHDGPTTITADGQTMFFATESFRGGKYEKDKKNRLKKGKVSVYRAKYNGKRWTDVEPVPFNSANYMVSNPAVTPDGKTLYFASDMPGSVGDMDIWRVALNDDGTYGTPENLGAIVNTEGRESFPFISEDGKLIFASDAHKGFGGLDLYMYDLTDPNASVRNIGDPINTAKDDFHLSYYPEKGIGFLSTNRVGRDDIYKVRPVCVTEMVITVKDQKTGAILKNAEVAILDYDSNIIETKYTDAYGIVRYDTDCNKVFALQVGAEGYESKDVELQKWGNGKYPIDVELRPIEMIVIPEKILLGDIYFEFDKSNITQQGAFELNKLVQVLQRNPGMMIKIESHTDNKGSDVYNLKLSDERARSTRQYVISKGINPARLEARGYGESQPKVDCGADCTPEQDAMNRRSEFLIIKK, from the coding sequence ATGAGAAAAATTTACTTATCACTTCTATTAATAGGTTCCTTATACACTGCACAAGCTCAAAATACGGCTTTCATCAGTACACCTCAAGAACGCTTAAAACACGCCGATGAGTTGTTTAAACGTTACGAGTTTACAGATGCTGTAGAACATTACAAAAAATTAGTGCGCGGAGAAAAAACCGATAGTTATGTAGTTTTGCAATTAGCAGAAAGCTATTACCACTTGTTCAATACCGTTGAATCTGCAAAGTGGTACGCAAAAGCTGTAGAACTAAACCCTAATCAAGAACCTGAAATTTATTTCAGATATGCACAAATGCTTAAGGCAAGTGGACGTTATGATGTTTCAAACAAAATAATGAAGAAATTTGCCGATTTAAAACCAGAAGATTCGCGTGCTATCGATTTTCTTAAAGACCCGGATTATATCCCCGCTTTAAGAAGCCAAGAAGCGTTGTTTACTTTTGAAGACAGCCGAATGAATCACTCGCAGTTTTCTGATTTTGGAGGTATTTTAACAGCAGATAACATCTTATATTTTGCGTCTGCACGAGATGAATCTAAAAAGAAATACGGCTGGAACAACCAACCATACCTGAATGTTTATGCAGCCACTTACATCGCCGATGAAGAAAAGTTTAAAGACATTAAGCCGGTTGATGAATTAAATACAAAACATCACGACGGACCCACTACTATTACCGCAGATGGTCAAACAATGTTTTTTGCTACGGAAAGTTTCCGTGGAGGAAAATATGAAAAAGACAAAAAAAACCGTTTGAAAAAAGGTAAAGTTAGTGTATATCGTGCAAAATACAACGGAAAACGTTGGACAGATGTAGAGCCTGTACCTTTCAACTCTGCAAATTATATGGTGAGTAATCCGGCTGTAACGCCTGATGGAAAAACCCTTTACTTTGCTTCAGATATGCCCGGATCAGTGGGTGATATGGATATTTGGAGAGTAGCTTTAAACGACGATGGAACCTACGGAACTCCTGAAAACTTGGGAGCAATTGTAAATACAGAAGGTCGTGAATCGTTTCCTTTTATCTCTGAAGACGGAAAGCTTATCTTTGCTTCAGATGCTCATAAAGGCTTCGGTGGATTGGATTTGTATATGTATGATTTAACAGATCCAAATGCATCAGTACGCAACATTGGTGACCCAATTAATACCGCAAAAGACGATTTCCATTTGTCGTATTATCCTGAAAAAGGAATTGGTTTCTTATCAACCAACCGTGTGGGACGCGATGATATCTATAAAGTACGCCCAGTGTGTGTTACTGAAATGGTAATCACTGTGAAAGACCAAAAAACTGGTGCTATTCTAAAAAATGCAGAAGTAGCTATTTTAGATTATGACAGTAACATCATCGAAACTAAATATACCGATGCGTATGGTATTGTACGATACGATACCGATTGTAACAAGGTTTTTGCTTTGCAAGTTGGGGCAGAAGGTTATGAAAGCAAAGACGTGGAACTTCAAAAATGGGGTAATGGTAAATATCCAATCGATGTGGAACTACGACCTATTGAAATGATTGTTATTCCAGAGAAAATATTATTAGGAGACATTTATTTTGAGTTCGATAAATCGAATATTACCCAACAAGGGGCTTTTGAATTGAATAAGTTGGTTCAGGTTTTACAAAGAAATCCAGGAATGATGATTAAGATTGAATCGCACACCGATAACAAAGGAAGCGATGTATACAACTTAAAATTATCAGACGAACGTGCTCGTTCAACCAGACAATATGTGATTTCTAAAGGAATAAATCCTGCCCGCTTAGAAGCTCGTGGATACGGTGAAAGCCAACCAAAAGTTGATTGCGGTGCCGACTGTACACCAGAGCAAGATGCAATGAACCGCCGTTCAGAATTCCTTATCATAAAAAAATAA